A region from the Aegilops tauschii subsp. strangulata cultivar AL8/78 chromosome 5, Aet v6.0, whole genome shotgun sequence genome encodes:
- the LOC120965407 gene encoding uncharacterized protein, with protein sequence MEDDDTVPHLPMDIMYKIPAHISDTASLARLASSSKFWRNLIKDPTFLDRLRRRHHDHGFTPSLLLGFFYQDKKRSSPNLWKHHIDKTRCLAPSFMRVSELSQFVGSKSARNAIKPLSLETFIPGLGASLNFYKPIASQDNFLALHRQSKATAANGGWAINDLLFVCNPLTGETFEIPSHLYVPPDHYALFVSNDVDINGRMSQSFELTAIWIKKGDRFICVCYSSKTGTWTRSQGVPQLMHGLYLVSSSTAASFGVIRWLCGSWKQMSVTHVATLHIGNMALSYLEIPPEAKRNKAPVPGSSADGGILLVIVQGLQMTLWKHNSALGSDSSSWVLSERIDMRSSLPQRVATLGIRAKVRLEMFRGKSGTMVLWIDEEGLFLFSLSDRSMRRIDRAHLTKKYFLCPYEIDWLSCLAITNLVVDGSLSLDAERQRTQGRWRTLMGMNLATNGAS encoded by the coding sequence ATGGAGGACGACGATACTGTACCGCATCTTCCTATGGACATCATGTACAAGATCCCAGCACACATATCTGATACAGCCTCCCTTGCCCGCCTTGCTTCGTCCAGCAAGTTCTGGCGCAATCTCATCAAGGACCCAACCTTCCTTGATCGCCTTAGGAGGCGGCACCACGACCATGGCTTCACCCCTTCCCTCCTTCTTGGCTTCTTCTACCAGGACAAGAAAAGGTCTTCTCCAAACCTCTGGAAGCATCATATTGACAAAACACGCTGTTTGGCACCAAGCTTCATGCGGGTGTCAGAATTATCACAATTTGTTGGCAGCAAATCCGCTCGCAATGCTATCAAGCCACTATCCCTTGAGACCTTCATTCCAGGTCTTGGTGCCAGCCTCAACTTCTATAAGCCCATTGCATCCCAGGACAACTTCCTGGCCCTTCACCGTCAATCAAAAGCTACCGCTGCCAATGGTGGTTGGGCCATCAAtgatttgttatttgtgtgcaatCCTCTCACTGGTGAAACCTTTGAGATTCCTAGCCACTTATATGTACCTCCCGACCATTATGCCTTGTTTGTCTCCAATGATGTCGACATTAACGGACGAATGTCCCAGTCCTTCGAACTGACTGCCATTTGGATAAAAAAGGGAGATCGTTTCATCTGTGTGTGCTACAGCTCGAAGACTGGAACATGGACGAGGTCTCAAGGAGTTCCTCAGCTAATGCATGGCCTTTACTTGGTGTCATCCTCAACCGCTGCTTCGTTTGGTGTCATCCGTTGGCTCTGTGGTAGCTGGAAACAAATGTCAGTTACTCACGTTGCCACACTGCACATTGGCAATATGGCGCTGTCATACCTGGAGATCCCACCCGAAGCAAAGCGCAACAAGGCGCCAGTGCCGGGGAGTTCAGCAGATGGTGGGATTCTGTTGGTCATCGTGCAAGGGCTTCAGATGACACTTTGGAAACACAACAGTGCGCTTGGCAGTGACTCCAGCAGCTGGGTGCTTTCTGAAAGGATTGACATGAGAAGTTCCTTGCCGCAGCGGGTGGCCACGTTGGGGATCAGGGCAAAGGTCAGATTGGAGATGTTCCGAGGCAAAAGTGGGACGATGGTGCTCTGGATCGATGAGGAAGGCCTCTTTCTGTTCAGCCTCAGCGATAGGTCGATGAGGAGGATCGACAGAGCGCATCTGACCAAGAAGTACTTCCTCTGCCCATATGAGATAGATTGGCTGTCCTGCCTCGCAATCACGAACCTTGTCGTCGATGGCTCGCTGTCTTTGGATGCAGAAAGGCAGAGGACCCAAGGCAGATGGAGGACATTAATGGGTATGAATTTGGCGACAAACGGAGCATCTTAA